In one Bradyrhizobium sp. 4 genomic region, the following are encoded:
- a CDS encoding DsbA family oxidoreductase — protein MSTLKPLQIDVVSDVVCPWCYIGKHRIESALALVPDVPVKLNFRPFFLNPWVPSEGISREEYLTKKFGSVEAYKGIAGRVVAAAGEEGLVYRPELVARQPNTTDCHRLILWAEAIGKAPEMKQRLMELYFRDGGDLTDLNVLVKAAADVGLDADDVRKRLATDEDVARVSADAQEAAEKGISGVPTYVFAQKYAVSGAQDPNMLARAIREVSAEINAQAAE, from the coding sequence ATGAGCACCCTAAAGCCGCTCCAGATCGACGTCGTTTCCGACGTGGTGTGCCCCTGGTGCTATATCGGCAAGCACCGGATCGAGAGTGCGCTGGCGCTGGTGCCCGACGTTCCGGTCAAGCTCAATTTCCGTCCCTTCTTCCTCAATCCCTGGGTGCCGTCCGAGGGCATCAGCCGGGAGGAGTATCTCACCAAGAAGTTCGGCTCGGTCGAGGCCTATAAGGGCATTGCGGGACGCGTCGTTGCGGCCGCGGGCGAAGAGGGGCTCGTCTACCGGCCGGAGCTTGTCGCGCGTCAGCCCAACACCACCGACTGCCACCGCCTGATCCTCTGGGCCGAGGCGATCGGCAAGGCGCCCGAGATGAAGCAGCGCCTGATGGAGCTGTATTTCCGCGACGGCGGCGACCTCACCGATTTGAACGTGCTTGTAAAGGCGGCTGCCGATGTCGGCCTCGATGCCGACGACGTGCGCAAGCGCCTCGCCACCGACGAGGACGTCGCCCGCGTATCGGCGGACGCGCAGGAAGCCGCCGAGAAGGGCATCTCCGGCGTGCCGACCTACGTGTTTGCGCAAAAATACGCCGTCTCCGGCGCGCAGGATCCCAACATGCTCGCGCGCGCCATCCGCGAGGTCTCGGCGGAGATCAACGCGCAGGCGGCGGAGTAG
- a CDS encoding TetR-like C-terminal domain-containing protein, whose protein sequence is MGKSEIRTETARGARTSKKASAPARPARQPASVKSEAPYHHGALREALLQAAERVLERDGLAGLTLRAVAREAGVSHAAPTHHFGDLTGLLSELAAVGFRQFNAAMASSSDSATTPLERALARPKAYVVYAQAHPGMYGIMFRTERLDYSRPSLHEAAEASFAGLANAVGMMRQEQIRGDALTLNQGAAIARAWSMVHGFTMLLLDGRLEDILGRLPEGTTPERLLEAMLMSPVTGKLPGP, encoded by the coding sequence ATGGGCAAGAGCGAAATCAGGACAGAAACCGCGCGCGGCGCGCGCACCTCAAAAAAGGCGAGCGCGCCGGCGCGTCCCGCGCGACAACCGGCGAGCGTCAAGTCCGAGGCGCCCTATCATCACGGCGCGCTGCGCGAGGCGCTGCTCCAGGCCGCCGAACGGGTGCTGGAGCGGGACGGGCTCGCCGGCCTGACATTGCGCGCGGTGGCGCGCGAAGCGGGGGTCTCGCATGCGGCGCCCACTCATCATTTCGGCGACCTCACCGGGCTTCTCAGTGAGCTCGCGGCAGTCGGCTTCCGCCAGTTCAATGCGGCGATGGCCTCGTCCTCTGACAGCGCCACCACCCCGCTCGAGCGCGCGCTGGCGCGGCCGAAAGCCTATGTCGTCTATGCCCAGGCTCATCCTGGCATGTACGGCATCATGTTCCGCACCGAGCGCCTCGACTATTCCAGGCCGTCGCTGCACGAGGCCGCCGAGGCGTCCTTCGCGGGGCTTGCCAATGCCGTCGGCATGATGCGGCAGGAACAGATCCGCGGCGACGCGCTGACGCTCAATCAGGGCGCCGCGATCGCGCGCGCCTGGTCGATGGTGCACGGTTTTACCATGCTGCTGCTCGATGGGCGGCTTGAGGATATTCTGGGGCGCCTGCCCGAGGGCACGACGCCCGAACGCCTGCTCGAGGCGATGCTGATGTCGCCGGTGACGGGGAAGTTGCCGGGCCCCTAA
- a CDS encoding GNAT family N-acetyltransferase produces MVDIAHQAAINPASAKPAATARARVPLTAIEAGQWRALAQRAIEPNGYYLPGWELAVSATARGRTDASALPAYDGSRLIGLMPVISLWRAWKIPLPALVSAHPYGTLCSPLIDRDAPTEAATRLLQQARATGAHALVLNDVALDGAAMTALNQVLNRDGLKPRLLSSYIRASLDATVDGETLLRNALGTKKLKELRRQRHRLEDHGTVVFEVAHSPDEIGPALETFLQLEASGWKGKRGTALVQHAGDATFIRRAVPALAETAQCEIITLRAGATPVAAGIVLRHQDRAFFFKLGIDERFARYSPGVQLTLELTRRLCADPAIASADSTASADHPMINPIWRGRFAVGDVLIPLRRNDPIVALVHGALAAHGIAYAAARRAVRLLRK; encoded by the coding sequence GTGGTCGACATCGCGCACCAGGCTGCGATCAATCCGGCATCGGCAAAGCCTGCCGCGACGGCGCGCGCGCGCGTCCCGCTTACGGCGATCGAAGCCGGCCAATGGCGCGCACTCGCGCAGCGCGCGATCGAGCCGAACGGATATTACCTGCCGGGCTGGGAGCTCGCTGTCAGTGCAACCGCGCGCGGCCGCACCGATGCCTCGGCGCTTCCCGCATACGATGGATCGCGGCTGATCGGGCTTATGCCGGTGATCTCGCTCTGGCGGGCATGGAAGATCCCCCTGCCCGCGCTGGTGAGCGCCCATCCCTACGGCACGCTGTGCAGCCCGCTGATCGACCGCGATGCCCCGACCGAGGCAGCGACGCGCCTGTTGCAGCAGGCCCGCGCGACAGGAGCGCATGCGCTCGTGCTGAACGATGTCGCGCTCGATGGGGCCGCAATGACCGCCCTCAACCAGGTTCTGAATCGCGACGGCCTGAAGCCGCGCCTCCTGAGCTCCTACATCCGCGCCAGCCTGGACGCGACGGTGGATGGTGAGACGCTGCTACGCAACGCGCTCGGTACCAAAAAGCTCAAGGAGCTGCGCCGCCAACGGCATCGTCTCGAAGACCACGGCACCGTCGTGTTCGAGGTCGCGCACAGCCCCGACGAGATCGGACCGGCGCTCGAAACATTCCTGCAGCTCGAAGCCAGTGGCTGGAAGGGCAAGCGCGGAACCGCGCTGGTCCAGCATGCCGGCGATGCAACCTTCATCCGCCGCGCCGTTCCCGCGCTGGCAGAAACCGCGCAATGCGAGATCATCACCCTTCGCGCCGGCGCCACGCCGGTGGCCGCCGGCATCGTGCTGCGCCATCAGGATCGCGCTTTCTTCTTCAAGCTCGGTATCGACGAGCGCTTTGCCAGATATTCGCCGGGCGTGCAGCTCACGCTCGAGCTCACCCGCCGCCTTTGCGCCGATCCGGCCATCGCCAGCGCGGATTCCACGGCGAGCGCCGATCACCCCATGATCAACCCGATCTGGCGCGGGCGCTTCGCCGTCGGCGACGTGCTCATACCGTTGCGGCGGAACGACCCCATCGTGGCGCTCGTTCACGGAGCGCTCGCGGCGCACGGCATCGCCTACGCGGCGGCGCGCCGCGCAGTTCGCCTGCTTCGTAAATAG
- a CDS encoding carotenoid oxygenase family protein has translation MQQDAVAERRHNLGPIPFEADAPFLKIIGELPRDLNGTLYRNGPNPQFDSPGAHWFVGDGMLHAFHLENGRASYRNRWIRTPKWLAEHDAGRTLFGGFGRKLPDAPANLTDSGVANTNIIFHAGKLLALEEAHLPTEIEPGTLATRGYHNYHARVAGSFTAHPKIDPVTGELVFFGYNAAGPLTPTLSYGSIDASGKATRFERFEAPYASMVHDFIVTENHALFPILPLTGSMERAMSGRPPYAWEPDKGAYVGVIKRKGSAKDIVWFRAEACYVFHVMNAWEDGDRIIADVMQFEEAPLFPHPDGRPTDPEKSRARHCRWTFDLSGDTDRFQQTYLDDLTGEFPRIDDRRAGLKSRHGWYACANPKLPMFGALSGVVHVDGNGTRLGHYLLPASDSISEPVFVERSKDAAEGDGWLLAVVWRARENRSDLAVFNAGDVEAGPVALVQLGHRVPDGFHGNWVGAT, from the coding sequence GTGCAGCAGGACGCCGTTGCCGAACGCCGCCACAACCTCGGTCCGATCCCGTTCGAGGCCGACGCGCCCTTCCTGAAAATCATCGGTGAATTGCCGCGCGACCTGAACGGCACGCTCTATCGCAACGGCCCCAATCCGCAGTTCGACTCGCCCGGCGCGCACTGGTTCGTCGGCGACGGCATGCTGCACGCCTTTCACCTCGAGAACGGCCGCGCCAGCTATCGCAACCGCTGGATCCGTACGCCGAAATGGCTGGCCGAGCACGATGCCGGCCGCACGCTGTTCGGCGGCTTTGGCCGCAAGCTGCCGGATGCGCCGGCGAACCTGACCGATAGCGGTGTCGCCAACACCAACATCATCTTCCATGCCGGCAAGCTGCTTGCGCTGGAAGAAGCGCATCTGCCCACCGAGATCGAGCCGGGCACGCTCGCAACGCGCGGCTATCACAATTATCACGCCCGCGTTGCCGGCAGCTTCACGGCGCATCCCAAGATCGATCCCGTCACGGGCGAGCTGGTGTTCTTCGGCTACAACGCCGCGGGACCGCTGACGCCCACCCTCTCCTACGGCTCGATCGATGCGTCCGGCAAGGCGACGCGCTTCGAACGCTTCGAGGCGCCCTATGCCAGCATGGTGCACGACTTCATCGTCACCGAGAACCACGCGCTGTTTCCGATCCTGCCCCTCACCGGCAGCATGGAGCGCGCGATGAGCGGACGGCCTCCCTACGCCTGGGAGCCGGACAAGGGCGCCTATGTTGGCGTGATCAAGCGCAAGGGCAGCGCGAAGGACATCGTCTGGTTCCGCGCTGAAGCCTGCTACGTCTTCCACGTCATGAATGCGTGGGAGGACGGTGACCGCATCATCGCCGACGTCATGCAATTCGAGGAAGCGCCGCTGTTTCCGCATCCCGATGGTCGGCCGACCGACCCGGAGAAGTCGCGCGCGCGGCATTGCCGCTGGACGTTCGATCTCTCAGGCGACACCGACCGCTTCCAGCAGACCTATCTCGACGATCTCACCGGCGAGTTCCCGCGCATCGACGACCGCCGCGCCGGATTGAAGAGCCGTCACGGCTGGTACGCCTGCGCCAATCCGAAGCTGCCGATGTTCGGCGCGCTATCCGGCGTCGTCCATGTCGACGGCAATGGAACGCGCCTCGGCCATTATCTGCTGCCGGCCAGCGACTCCATTTCCGAACCGGTGTTCGTGGAGCGGTCGAAAGATGCTGCGGAAGGCGATGGCTGGCTGCTGGCGGTGGTCTGGCGCGCGCGGGAGAACCGCAGCGACCTCGCCGTGTTCAACGCCGGAGATGTCGAGGCCGGCCCCGTCGCGCTGGTGCAGCTCGGCCATCGCGTGCCCGACGGTTTTCACGGCAATTGGGTCGGCGCGACCTAG
- a CDS encoding helix-turn-helix transcriptional regulator produces MNAHASTAQAERSQPIHIGDHLREWRQRRRMSQLDLAGEAEISARHLSFVETGRAAPSRDMVLRLAERLDVPLRERNVLLVAAGYAPAFPQRPLEDPALKSARQAIDLVLRAHEPNPALAYDRHWNLVSANRMLAPLLAGIPQRLLGQPLNVLRLAFHPEALAPRTVNLAEWCGHLLERLHRQCEATADPELIKLYNDLKSYRIPARAAPLSSDNVAIPFKLRHDGEILSFFSTTMVFGTPVDITLSELALETFFPADERTAERLRQMAAAMS; encoded by the coding sequence ATGAACGCACATGCATCCACGGCACAGGCCGAACGCAGCCAGCCAATCCATATCGGCGACCATTTGCGCGAATGGCGGCAGCGCCGCCGCATGAGCCAGCTCGATCTCGCCGGCGAGGCCGAAATCTCGGCGCGGCATTTGAGCTTCGTCGAGACCGGCCGCGCCGCACCCTCGCGCGACATGGTGCTCAGACTCGCCGAACGTCTCGACGTGCCCTTGCGCGAACGCAACGTGCTGCTGGTCGCCGCCGGCTATGCCCCGGCCTTTCCGCAGCGCCCGCTGGAGGATCCCGCCTTGAAATCAGCCCGCCAGGCGATCGACCTCGTCCTCAGGGCGCACGAGCCGAATCCGGCGCTGGCTTATGACCGGCACTGGAATCTGGTCTCCGCCAACCGCATGCTGGCGCCGCTGCTCGCCGGCATTCCGCAGCGACTGCTCGGCCAGCCCTTGAACGTGCTGCGGCTCGCCTTCCATCCCGAGGCGCTGGCGCCGCGCACGGTCAATCTCGCGGAATGGTGCGGGCATCTCCTGGAGCGGTTGCACCGGCAATGCGAGGCGACGGCCGATCCCGAGCTGATCAAGCTGTACAACGACCTGAAGAGTTATCGGATCCCGGCGCGCGCGGCGCCGCTGTCGAGCGACAATGTCGCGATCCCCTTCAAGCTGCGCCACGACGGGGAGATACTCAGTTTCTTCTCCACCACCATGGTGTTCGGTACGCCCGTCGACATCACGCTGTCGGAGCTGGCTCTGGAAACCTTCTTCCCGGCCGACGAGCGCACTGCCGAGCGGCTCCGACAAATGGCAGCAGCCATGAGCTAG
- a CDS encoding SET domain-containing protein, producing MPATSSNKPYRVGRSKTGLGLFATKPIKKGTRIIRYYGPILDSRIPEHDDIENKYLFELNGRWTIDGSVRKNLARYINHSCRPNAESDVRPRERKVFIRAIKNIEPGDEINYDYGTDYFKAYLKPIGCKCESCEKKRKKLRAEARADRAKVKARTERKAQKAGAKAAKKKKLNGVAVGKANGRARA from the coding sequence ATGCCAGCCACCTCGTCCAACAAACCTTATCGCGTCGGCCGCTCGAAAACCGGGCTCGGCCTCTTCGCCACCAAGCCGATCAAGAAGGGCACCCGGATCATCCGTTATTACGGACCGATCCTGGACTCCCGGATTCCCGAGCACGACGACATCGAGAACAAATACCTGTTCGAGCTCAACGGCCGCTGGACCATCGACGGCTCGGTGCGCAAGAACCTCGCGCGCTATATCAACCATTCGTGCCGGCCCAACGCCGAATCCGACGTTCGGCCGCGCGAGCGCAAGGTCTTCATCCGCGCCATCAAGAACATCGAGCCGGGCGACGAGATCAATTACGACTACGGCACCGATTATTTCAAAGCCTACCTGAAGCCGATCGGCTGCAAGTGTGAATCTTGCGAGAAGAAGCGCAAGAAGCTGCGCGCCGAGGCGCGGGCCGACCGTGCCAAGGTGAAGGCGCGCACGGAGCGCAAAGCGCAGAAGGCGGGTGCGAAGGCCGCCAAAAAGAAGAAGCTCAACGGCGTCGCTGTTGGCAAGGCGAACGGCCGCGCGCGGGCGTAG
- a CDS encoding DUF6321 domain-containing protein has translation MAKSSRAPWKRSNPRKRAGKASKHLTPAQKSAAKARARRAGRSYPNLVDNMRMAAKKPSKAKASKKKSAKKTPKRKVTKKAARKKSAKKKTATTSRKRRASPPEKDPRGGLTAAGRKAFARKQGAHLRPGVTKTASEMTPQEMRRKGSWAVRFYGRAKLPPLVDANGRPTRHALSAHAWGEPVPRTVAAARRIAAKGERLLARYRRAKTRAKTKA, from the coding sequence ATGGCAAAATCATCCCGTGCCCCCTGGAAACGATCAAACCCGCGCAAGCGCGCCGGCAAGGCGTCCAAGCATCTCACGCCTGCGCAGAAATCGGCGGCCAAGGCGCGTGCTCGCCGCGCCGGGCGCAGCTATCCCAACCTCGTAGACAACATGCGCATGGCAGCGAAGAAACCGTCCAAGGCAAAAGCTTCGAAGAAAAAATCCGCCAAGAAGACGCCCAAGCGCAAGGTTACAAAGAAGGCCGCGAGGAAAAAGTCTGCAAAGAAGAAAACTGCAACGACGTCGCGCAAGCGCCGCGCATCCCCACCCGAAAAGGATCCGCGGGGCGGCTTGACCGCCGCGGGCCGCAAGGCTTTCGCGCGCAAGCAAGGCGCACATCTGCGGCCGGGCGTCACCAAGACGGCATCCGAGATGACACCGCAGGAGATGCGGCGCAAGGGAAGCTGGGCCGTCCGTTTCTATGGTCGCGCCAAGTTGCCGCCCCTCGTCGATGCCAACGGCCGGCCGACCCGGCACGCCTTGTCGGCGCATGCCTGGGGCGAGCCGGTTCCGAGAACGGTGGCGGCGGCGCGGCGCATCGCCGCAAAAGGTGAGCGCCTGCTGGCGCGCTACCGCCGCGCCAAGACGCGGGCGAAGACGAAAGCCTAG